The Arachis ipaensis cultivar K30076 chromosome B03, Araip1.1, whole genome shotgun sequence region AATTATGAAAGCTATTAAACATACCAAATGAGCCATCTTAGGACCTATGCCTGGAAGTAAGAGTAATTGCTCAATTGTGCTAGGTATGTCTCCGTCATACTTCATGAGACAAATGTTTGCGATTTTTTTCAAGTTGGTGGCTTTTCTTGTATAGAACCCAACCTTGAAATAAACAATAACCAAAAATACAAGCATAGATTCAATTGATGCAGCACAATAATATACATAGAAGAAGTTGATGTGATAATGTGCAAATTAAGGATATGTTGGCCAACCAAAAATATGATCCTTAAGATGCCCATAAAGACAAAACTACTAGAATCACAAGACAGGAAGTATCTTTAAAACGAAAAAAGAAACATACAGGGTAAAGCATCTTTTTGATGGTTTCTTCATCAGCATTGTTGATTGCGTCAGGGGTAAGTAGGCCATTTTCAAGAAGACGTTGGATTGCTCCTATTCTTAAAAACACATTTGTAACTTGAAACATTTTCATATGCATGTAAAAATATGACGATAAAAGAGTATATGCACTCACCATGAGTAACATGATCTTTGGTTTGGCTTGACAAAAGAGAAGAAACTAGGACAGCAAATCTTCTTTCCTAATTAAACACACAAGAATTCAGACAGTGGTAAGCTATTTTGTATTTTCATATCATGCTTCATACAGTACATTTTGGTTAAGGAATTACAAGGCACCCAAAATCACTACAATTCAAGACAAATTATCATGcaccaaaaaaagaaaaggaaacttGTGCAACTAAAAGACAAGGCATCAATTCAGGACTCCAAACGAAACCAGTTTAATCATCATTGTCGATTAGTTGAACACGAATTACCTATGCCTGTTGATGGATTACTATTagtttatccaaaaaaaaaaaaaagaaaaaaacattcATCTGTTTTCTTCCTCCCTGCCCCAAATGATTGTGTTGTAAACCATACTCTAACCAAATGTAAATCTCAGAATCATTTTTTCTTAGAACCACCAAGACACAAAATGAATACAGATGAATGTTTCTTTCCCCATTCGTCAAACAGCAGAAGAATACAGAGTTAGACCTTAGGAGGTAGAGTATCGCCAGCTTTCTCACATCCCATAGTGTCTACCGGTGCTTCTGCAGAACACCTCATTCTGCGAATCCCCTCAAGCACCCTTTCCCAGTGTGCAGGTAATTCACCTATACCATACATGAACAAAATAATTTAAGCTTTCTAAACTAAGGATGCTGCCATGCTATCAATGAGAAGCAGCTAAGCTAACCATATTAGCTTCTAATTGATACAGTGAAAAATGACAGAAATATTATGTCCATGGTCAAAACAAATTTTTCAGGTCCCAACTgccaaattaaatttaatatactTCACCCACTGCAttcctaataaaaaaaaatggcatgGAATTTAACAATGATTTGTAAATAGAAAGTTTTTCTTCATCATAAAACATCTTACCACTGTGTCTAGGTGAAGTAGCTTCACTTTCCACAAGAGTCGCGTCCAAGCCCAATTCTGATTTACCTGAAAAGGAAAGTTATCGTTAAATGAACACAACCCAATAATGAGAATTTGTGGGGCAAGTGCATTGAGTTACTATCTGAGGCTTATATTTGATACCAATCCAAGCACATAGGAATTACCTCATACACTTGAAGCGtatcattttttttatgagaTACTACAAAGAACTAAAGAAGCTTTAAAAAAAAAGCACTGCCAATGGCAGTAGCTTATCATAGATTCCAGAATATCAGATATTTTTCCTTTTCTGATTTTAGCATTTTGTCAATGCATTTCTTTTCCAGCTTTCTATAGTCACATCATAAAAGGACTAATTTATTCACATGTCACTATGGAACAATTAATCATATTGCTAAGGGTATGTTTGTTTGTGATTATAAATGATGTAAACATTTTCATGAATCAGCTTCATCCTACCCGAAGGAGAGACCAAACCAGCTGTTTTCAATTCAAACACATTTCCATAAAGAGAAATGCTTAAAGACCCcacaaaatttattgtttttggccATCACTTTTAGCTATCAATCCAATTCTTTTAGTCTAGTAATTCAACAACATACTTTTAGCCTACATTTATAAACATTGATGACTAATTAATGGCCAAAACCAATAAATTCTGATGACCTCTAGCATTTATCTTCCATAAATAGTTGCAGCACTTTTTGATACTAATACTATCCCATTTTCTGTTTTTGGAAAAATTAATTGTACTCCTAAGTCCTAAGGAAGGACAAGGCTAGCtgttttcaattcaaaaaaatttcCATAAATACTTCCAGAAAATTTGAGAACTTAGCAAACAAGTACTTACTGGATTGAGTAAATGCATTATTTGCTCCACTGTATGTAAAATCTTCAATTTCAGGAAGGCCAGAACTCTGTTTAAGTAAAAACGGATAAAGTGTCATTATCACCATCGTAAGCTATTATTCATTGCAAGTAAAAGAACCTCACAAAAGCATAATAAGCATTCAACAAACTGATTTTTAagttgaaaacaaaaataaaacaaaatatggTGACAAGGGTGCACATTATGCAACATTTTTATAGTGATAAAGACACCCATTAACAAATCAATTGCAAAATCAACGACCGATGAAGGAAAAGAATCTAACTTTGTCATGATCACGTGTTGGGGGCTGAAGCTCCTTTTGTTGAAGTGCCACAAGAGTGGTTTTGGGCCTCTTGCTTCTCCTCACAAAGACACGAGCTTTGGACACAGAAGCAGCGTGAGAGGAGGAGTCCGAGGTGGGTGTGTCGGTGTTGAAATTGGAGGGAAGAGATGGCGTTGTTTGAGTCATCAAAAACGAGACTTTGATTCGCCCCAAACCAAAGGATCGAGGTGTAATCGAAAAGACCAACATTTGATTTGAGACAAAACTCTCGGAGCCATTgtgttttagttttatttttattttgtttattaatgtaaaataacaatttatattgattgattatttttcatatttgttgttttttatttattttaagagtGACATTGtgcttttttcatttttttttttttaaatcctaacCACAAGTATTTCACCAAGTAAAGGTGCTTTATATTCGTGTTcaataaaattttatgttttcagTTTTAATGCAAATGTCTATTTATTAGATTTGAATTAAAGGATTTTGATTATGTTAGTGCAACTATTTTACACcctattatatattgatagagGTAATTAAGCTTAAACAAAAATGTGTGTAATACACATTTTGAAGAGTTGTGCTATTTGATAGTATataagaaaaaattttaaatatttatagatGTGAGATAATTCATAATACACGAGACGAAAAAGTTCTAAATATTTAAATCTGAGATAGTATACAagacaaaaaaatttcaaatatttataGATGTGAGATAGTTTATAATACACAGGACAAAAAAAATCTCATTGTAAATGTGAGATAGTTAACAGTACACTgaacaaaaaaaattctaaatattTATAGATGTGAgataatttatagtatatttgaaaaaaattttaaatatttataaatgTGAGATAGTATATAAAACTAAAAAATCTCAAATATTTATAGATGTGAGATAGTTTATAGTATATAAAATAATAGAATTTATAATTACAGGGACAAATAAAATtccaaatatttatatatatgggTTATATGGGTAGACAGGACAGTACATACAAAGCTTGTGATTTTTTACTGCTTCCAGTTCCATTTGAAGCAAAGGTGTGACCGTCCAACTCattcattcttttctttcttcattcaaaGTTTCCATCTTTCTTCTGTAAGGTTTCTGGAACacaagaattttatttatttcaattattCTGAAAAAAAGAACTACTTTCATTCATTCCATTTTCGTTACTTACAGGTGAAAGGTTccgccttttctttcttttcggtTTGCACACAACACAGTCTAACTAGTTCCCAGGTAAAGAAGAAAccttttttttgtgtgtgtgttttttatgATACTTTTGAGGAAAGAAATTCATCATGATCGACAAAGTATATCTAAACATTTTCTGTTATCAATGCTTTGCATGTACAATCAATGAGTGCCTATGTGTTGTTCTTGTTAATGGATAACTTCTGTTCAATTTGATCATGTTGCTCTTATGATATTTTCACCTTTATGTTGCTCTTTCGGACTGAAAAGCTTGTTTTTTacccaaaaaggaaaagaaaaagaaaaagaaaaagaaattgtttTTTCAGTTTGATCATGTTCTTATTCTAATATTTTTCAACCTTTTCTTGGGGGTGACCTTTTGAagcaaaattttttttgttgtagCTGATAATACAAATTTGTTTTGGCACACAATGTGGTAGCATTGTAGAATGTTGTGCCCTTTTCTTTTAtcggtttttatttttaaaatgttgATAGTTTATGTAAGGACACAAAaggactcagtgcacttgcttctttctttctttctttctattttttattttaatttttgtaagGGTGCAATCTTGTTGTTCCAATGCTAACTTCTTGTGCTTGTTGAATATTCTGTGTATGTGGCTACTGGCAGCATTAGGGTGTTAAGCATTAATGGTCATTGTATCAAACATGACTTCGCCGGATGTGTGTCCGACCGAGGATGCAATTCAGGCATTCTTAGAACACTTGATTGATCCATTGCTACCAGCAAAATCATCTGTCCGAGATAAGCCCACGCCATTGCAACAAGAGTCACTTGCAAAACAGGTGCCTTAATCTTTGCATTTCTTATTATTGTATATGAATCCCTGGATCCAAATATTGACCTATGTGGACAATTATGTTGTTTCTCTATTTGGTTTGTTTATACTTTTATTCCTTGTTTGGATGTCGGTGATAAGTATGACCCTGTTGGAAGTTTTTATAATTACTGCATGGATTCCTTGTATAGATTGTAGTTAGATAGCTTTTATGCGATGCCTTATTCAAAGTGTAGAAGGGAAATATACTAGTATCTCATAGTGGAACGAAATGATTTTGTAATTTATAATGCttaatgttttttcttttttcttgcaaGTTGCAATGCACGGTTATAAAGCCGAGGCTTGCTTAACTCAAGAGGAGTCTGTTTAAATGTTCTGATTTAGATTTAGTTCTGATTGAAAGTTGTTATATCGTGAATATTTTTGAGTATCATTTGTTCAATTTCTTAATATGAATCATTCTTATTGTATGAATAAAGTTCAAAGTTTTTTATCCTCAAAACATGAAGAGCATGCATAAAAGCCTCAAAATAAAGTTTTATGCATATTGATTTACAGAAATACATATAAAGTGAGCAAAACATCTGCTCTAGTTACTGACTTTTCTGTTGTTGGCGTTAGGTGCGTGCTGTTGTCTTACTGTACAACTACTATCATAGAAAACATCATCCAGAGCTTGTATATCTGCCATTTAATGAATTTTGCAAGTTGGTGGTGGTTATGAGACCCAGTTTATTAGCATATATGCAATTTATGCAAAAGATAAATGAAGCAGAATTAACTGATGTGGAGAAACAGCTATCGTTACCAGAAAAAGAGATTATGAATGCATGTGATATATGTAAACGCCTAGATCCATCAAAAAATGCTCCTAATATAGATGGATGGCCCATTTCGAAAGTGGCTGTCCTTTTACTTGACAGCGAGAAGGAGAATTGCTTATTGGTATTCGGTTCCATCACTCGTGGGATATGGTCTttggttgaaaaagatttggacaCCTCCAACCACAGTTCAGAAGTTACCTCAGCAACGAAATGTACATATAAAAACAAAAGAGTTATCAGAAAGCCAACTAAAGATGAATTGAATCTTGTTGAAACTCAACTTTTGGAAGCTGGATATTTTGCTGTAAAGGAAGCTATTGGTAATTGCCTTTGTAATGCAAGTcatgatatatatattttgatgctATTCTCATGCCATCATTTTGTTTTGTCCtttttctttaataaaattttattgtcCAATAGAAGATAATCATTGCATTTTGTTTGCGTCGTTAGTTAATGTATCAACATTTCTTAATTTAGTCTTACCAAGTTCTCTCTTATATGGAAATAGTTTAATGCGATTGTCGTAATGTGGTACAGGAATCAATAAGACTGATATTACACTTTTGGAGAGACACACTGTCTATTCACATAGCAAAGAAAAGGCAGCTTCTCGTTTTTATATTATGCAGTGCACCTTGCCAATCGGGCAGGAGGTTGTTCGAGTCCCTCTCAAAGATGTCATCGAAAGGTTTGTTTTAATACTAGAACATCATAGAATGATGCATGCAGTAAAAAGTAAGTGGATCTGCACATTCTGCTGCCCTTGTGGTATTTGTGTGCTAGATTTATTTGTAGACGTTTGTTTTTCTTTCAGATTATTGTCTCAAAGAAGTAAAACTGCTTCTAATTAACATTGTATGTCTTCTCTTCGCATAGCTTGCAGGGTCCCTTGATCAAAAAGGATTTTGGCTGTTGGTCAATCACTTCAGTTGTTGATTACTTCCACATGCTTCCTTATTCTGAAATAATCTTAGAGTGGAATTCTAGGTTGGTATGGTTATCCATTTTGAGAAACTTGAGTGCACATCCATGTTTATGCAGTTTCAGAACCTTGAAATGTTCTTCATATCATTTGTTTCCTTCTTATAGTTTCTTTGGCAACTATCTAAGGTTTAACTTAATGCTTGTATATTATATTCCATCTTGGCAGAAAAGCATTCTCAAATAGTTTACAAGATTCAAGGGTAACAGAGAAAAATATAAAGGGGGACAGCTCTGTAGTGACAGAATCCTCAGCAAGCGAGGACATGTCTACTGGTCTTGATAGTAAACCGGAAAGATATAATATTGCCCCGAAGCAGAAAAAGGATAATGAAAGCATTACACTTAGACAATCTAATCATATCAAGGAGCCTTGTGATATGGATGTGGATGAGTCTTCCATTTTTCCTTCTGAAAATAAAGACATATGCAACGACATTGTTAATACTGTACAACTTGGTGAAGATCAAGAAAAAAAGAAGCCATCTGTGCACTATAAATCAAATGCCCGTACAAGTGAGGTCAAGGTTTGTTCCGAATGAAACTTGTTTATTAATCTAATTATTGATGTTTCAACGTGTGTTTctgattgagaaaaaaaaaatagaaagcctTTTATGATACCTATGCAGTATGCTACTGGTTAAGAAAGTTTGTTTCCCGCTTTCTATATCATCTATATTTTCAAATGTTTATTACCTCTCATCATAACTAAGATTCTAAACAGGCTGCTACTCACTGCAATTGTGATTCTTGAGCTTGATTGCCTTGTTTGTTATCTACCATCTTGCTGAATGGAATCTGTTTTGGCAGGCTATGAAGGTTGATTCAACAACGACGAAGGATGAGATCAACACTTATGGTTCTTACAGCAGTATTTTTGGCAAGGGGCACAATacctcatatgaaaaagaaaagaacaccTTAGATGATCATACTCCTGTTCCAAAACATTCCAAACTGGATTTGAAGAAGCTCATAGATCTTCTAGATTCAAAGGGGAAGATATTGTCACAAACTGCACTGACTGCTCTGATCAGGAAGAGGAATGAGCTGGTAAAACTTTTTCTTTGCTTTATTATGATCCATTCTCAATAGCTATGCATGGAAAGAACATAATACTTCTTATGCTATGATAtgattcatttttattttttagtatattatGTACTTCAATGCTCAGAAGCTCTATATTTGCATTGATCTAGACATAATTTTTTTCATGTAGGCTCTTCAGCATCGCACAATTGAAGATGAAATTGCTATGTGTGAGCATAAAATTCAGAAAATACTAACTGGTTCGTGTACCTATCGGTCTAGCACTGTTGGTtgtctttacttttattttttcccGTGTATATGTCATGGGATTTGTGCTTCCTTTTTCCACTGTTCGTATACTTCTTTGCTGTCAGTCATACTCCCAACCTGATCTTTTTTTCTGGTTTGGAAATTGAGTATTTACAATCCTATAACTTGATGCTTAGAGCCTGACACAATTATTGACTTAAAATCCATGATAGTGTGATTAGTTTCTTATGTTAGTGTTCTTCTGTCTTGACAAATGTAGAGGGTGAAGATGATGTTGTTTTGAAGATAGAATCCATTATAGAAGGTTGCAATGACTTATGGGCAAGGAATGAAGAAAGTGCTAAGCTTCAAAACCTATCTCCATGTATTAAGAGGAAAAAGTTTACAGAGGATGCCGCTGTCACCAAAGGTCCATGCGAGGCACGTTGACATTCACTTTACTTACTAGCTTTTACATATGAATCTTTTATATGAAAAGATTTTTTGTTGGGTTATATATATAGCCAATGCTTTTTGTACCCTTTATCGAATAGCGAGACGACTCATTTCTTTTCCCCATTGGAATGGTTAGAGATCTAGTTAATTTAAGTGCCTCAATCCATCGGTGGAGAAGGATGAGTCGGCTCATTGCATGAGGAAAGATGAATGCATATAACTCGTATTATAACATGGGTTG contains the following coding sequences:
- the LOC107628993 gene encoding endonuclease III homolog 1, chloroplastic (The sequence of the model RefSeq protein was modified relative to this genomic sequence to represent the inferred CDS: added 49 bases not found in genome assembly), producing MLVFSITPRSFGLGRIKVSFLMTQTTPSLPSNFNTDTPTSDSSSHAASVSKARVFVRRSKRPKTTLVALQQKELQPPTRDHDKSSGLPEIEDFTYSGANNAFTQSSKSELGLDATLVESEATSPRHSGELPAHWERVLEGIRRMRCSAEAPVDTMGCEKAGDTLPPKERRFAVLVSSLLSSQTKDHVTHGAIQRLLENGLLTPDAINNADEETIKKMLYPVGFYTRKATNLKKIANICLMKYDGDIPSTIEQLLLLPGIGPKMAHLVMNVGWNNVQGICVDTHVHRICNRLGWVSRPSTKQKTLTPEETREALQRWLPREEWVPINPLLVGFGQTICTPLRPRCGECGISHLCPSAFKEASNSSPSSKPKKSGPNKKR
- the LOC107628992 gene encoding uncharacterized protein LOC107628992; translation: MVIVSNMTSPDVCPTEDAIQAFLEHLIDPLLPAKSSVRDKPTPLQQESLAKQVRAVVLLYNYYHRKHHPELVYLPFNEFCKLVVVMRPSLLAYMQFMQKINEAELTDVEKQLSLPEKEIMNACDICKRLDPSKNAPNIDGWPISKVAVLLLDSEKENCLLVFGSITRGIWSLVEKDLDTSNHSSEVTSATKCTYKNKRVIRKPTKDELNLVETQLLEAGYFAVKEAIGINKTDITLLERHTVYSHSKEKAASRFYIMQCTLPIGQEVVRVPLKDVIESLQGPLIKKDFGCWSITSVVDYFHMLPYSEIILEWNSRKAFSNSLQDSRVTEKNIKGDSSVVTESSASEDMSTGLDSKPERYNIAPKQKKDNESITLRQSNHIKEPCDMDVDESSIFPSENKDICNDIVNTVQLGEDQEKKKPSVHYKSNARTSEVKAMKVDSTTTKDEINTYGSYSSIFGKGHNTSYEKEKNTLDDHTPVPKHSKLDLKKLIDLLDSKGKILSQTALTALIRKRNELALQHRTIEDEIAMCEHKIQKILTEGEDDVVLKIESIIEGCNDLWARNEESAKLQNLSPCIKRKKFTEDAAVTKGPCEELDAICHANNWVVPTYRVTPIEGGFQAVCVKGVDFQFTCSSELCLSPREARDCAAARMIVKIKSMAESIK